The following proteins are co-located in the Flammeovirga kamogawensis genome:
- a CDS encoding M48 family metallopeptidase, which translates to MTSKELKLKKVHFTDINSSTWEHPADKLALKTVKSLKGFDTILKFIFSKTTEKSLRLMTLASAVRVNEVQFPKVYELLKETCQIFDIEELPELYISQNPILNAGVIGVDKPFIVLNSSTLDAFNDEELQSVIAHEIGHILSGHSLYRTLLQILLKISIFDFGIPLGGAAIMGIIMALKEWERKSELSADRAGLLAVQDPEKCIHTLMKIAGGGQIDQMHLGEFIKQAEEYHELSGVIDTTHKFLNTILQTHPFPVTRVQELLKWVQSGEYETILNGEHITNTALADDKYFKNEYKDDFKKVTEPIVETAKDATDYVKDFFNNL; encoded by the coding sequence ATGACTTCTAAAGAATTAAAACTAAAAAAAGTTCACTTCACTGATATCAACTCAAGTACTTGGGAACATCCTGCCGACAAACTAGCCTTAAAAACAGTAAAAAGCCTTAAAGGTTTTGATACAATACTAAAATTCATTTTTAGTAAAACAACAGAGAAGTCTCTTAGATTAATGACACTTGCATCTGCAGTAAGAGTAAATGAAGTGCAGTTTCCTAAAGTGTATGAACTATTAAAAGAAACTTGCCAAATTTTTGATATTGAAGAATTACCTGAGTTATATATCTCACAAAACCCAATTCTTAATGCTGGTGTAATTGGTGTTGACAAACCATTTATTGTTCTTAATTCAAGTACACTAGATGCTTTTAATGATGAAGAACTACAATCTGTCATTGCTCATGAAATTGGGCATATATTAAGTGGGCACTCTTTGTATAGAACACTACTTCAGATTCTATTAAAAATATCAATTTTTGATTTTGGTATTCCTCTTGGTGGAGCGGCAATTATGGGAATAATTATGGCTCTAAAAGAATGGGAACGAAAAAGTGAATTATCCGCAGATAGAGCAGGTTTACTTGCTGTTCAAGATCCTGAAAAATGTATACATACTCTAATGAAAATAGCTGGAGGTGGTCAGATTGATCAGATGCATTTAGGTGAATTTATCAAACAAGCAGAGGAGTACCATGAATTGTCTGGTGTGATAGATACTACCCACAAGTTTTTAAATACCATTCTTCAAACTCATCCATTTCCTGTAACAAGAGTACAAGAATTATTAAAATGGGTGCAAAGTGGTGAATATGAAACTATTTTAAATGGAGAACACATCACTAATACAGCCTTAGCAGACGATAAATATTTTAAAAATGAATACAAAGATGATTTTAAGAAAGTAACAGAACCAATTGTTGAAACAGCAAAAGATGCGACAGATTATGTGAAAGACTTTTTTAATAATCTCTAA
- the tamL gene encoding translocation and assembly module lipoprotein TamL, producing MFLTLFLAGCVSYKDLEEDRSLLVKQKLEGVRYSDRSTIESYIRQKPNRTLLGTKIKLPLYFYQKGEKIYIKNYQKDSLKYYDLTEYYETLITVRENELQRQIEENNEILDSLYKQDIYTSYKEIHKLEKRSIRDSLSGIRKLRKIKSKSITKTEKLQLRVEKGNWLMRSAGEAPSYFDSTDAQNTSQIIQRALVTKGFLNATTTFEYDTITDYKYPFVKETYKVDEGIQWKINDVKYKVSDRDVYNVILSNNKKNKLKKHTKYSEIKIQNERTRITKLLKNSGYFDFSSSYIHFDVDTNKVHGKVDVVVYLDSPKKGDKHTKYFIKDITVETDPNNKKDETDSLDYKNVQYYQHGKHYKPKILDGKISIAEGEPYKEALSTDTRQFLSQMDAFKFVNIEYLKAGNDSLNAMIYASSFNKYQYAFETGLNVSRSLPGPFASLSLKSRNIFRGAESLEFRGRFSLEAQASVTETVNELYNGTEYGFSTILKIPRPLVPFANKLDKSFYVRTAKTKILSDIAYVSRPEYTRFNIKGLFGYEWRNRKEDLFELSVADLNIVNTPFLSNSFRVRLQQLAEQGNTLHYSFDNSFVSSMHLSVSRMRGDYITSSSKSTYVKLFGELGGNALDLVNSMTGSEPGSIYGLRYYKFFKVYSDLRRITPIGEKKKHFFASRIHMGIAKSYGEVDALPYEKYFFSGGGNSNRAWRPRRLGPGSYTPPQNSNGTFDYSYEQPGDIIIELNAEWRYKISRLFQWALFIDASNVWLIEEDNTRPGGNFEFNRFWKEFGIGAGIGARMDFSFLLVRFDIGTKIYDPARKEGDRFVAGYNFLGKGTTEFNIGIGYPF from the coding sequence TTGTTTTTAACTTTGTTTCTTGCAGGTTGTGTTTCTTATAAAGACCTAGAAGAGGATAGAAGTTTATTGGTTAAACAAAAACTAGAAGGTGTTAGGTACAGTGATAGATCTACTATAGAATCTTATATTCGTCAAAAACCCAATAGAACACTCCTTGGGACAAAAATCAAACTACCTCTATATTTTTATCAGAAAGGAGAGAAGATATATATCAAAAATTATCAAAAAGATAGTTTAAAATATTATGATTTAACGGAATACTACGAAACGCTAATTACCGTTAGAGAGAATGAGCTTCAAAGACAAATTGAAGAAAATAATGAGATATTAGATTCATTGTATAAACAGGATATATATACGTCTTATAAAGAAATTCACAAATTAGAAAAACGAAGTATTCGAGATTCTTTATCTGGTATTAGAAAATTGAGAAAGATTAAATCTAAATCAATTACTAAAACAGAAAAGCTACAACTGAGAGTAGAAAAAGGGAATTGGCTAATGCGATCTGCTGGTGAAGCACCTTCTTATTTCGATTCAACGGATGCTCAAAATACTAGTCAAATTATACAAAGGGCGTTAGTTACAAAAGGTTTTTTAAATGCTACAACTACATTTGAATATGATACTATTACTGATTACAAGTATCCATTTGTAAAAGAAACTTATAAAGTAGATGAAGGTATTCAGTGGAAAATTAATGATGTAAAATATAAAGTATCAGATAGGGATGTTTACAATGTGATCTTATCTAACAATAAAAAAAATAAATTAAAAAAGCATACAAAATATTCTGAAATTAAGATTCAGAATGAACGAACAAGAATAACTAAACTACTTAAAAACTCAGGGTATTTCGATTTTTCATCATCATACATTCATTTTGATGTTGATACTAACAAAGTACATGGAAAAGTTGATGTAGTAGTATATTTAGATTCACCCAAAAAAGGAGATAAGCACACAAAATATTTCATCAAAGATATTACTGTTGAAACAGACCCAAATAATAAGAAAGATGAAACAGATTCTCTTGATTATAAAAATGTACAGTACTATCAGCATGGAAAGCATTATAAGCCAAAGATACTTGATGGTAAAATATCAATAGCAGAAGGTGAACCTTATAAAGAAGCTTTAAGTACAGATACTAGGCAGTTTTTGAGTCAGATGGATGCTTTTAAATTCGTGAATATTGAATATTTAAAGGCAGGAAATGATTCCTTAAATGCAATGATTTATGCTAGCTCATTCAATAAGTATCAATATGCTTTTGAAACTGGTTTAAATGTAAGTAGATCTTTACCTGGTCCGTTTGCAAGCTTATCTTTAAAATCAAGAAATATATTTAGAGGTGCTGAATCTCTAGAATTTCGAGGTCGTTTTTCTCTAGAAGCACAGGCTAGTGTAACAGAAACTGTAAACGAATTATATAATGGTACTGAATATGGTTTTAGTACTATCTTGAAAATACCAAGACCTTTAGTTCCTTTTGCAAACAAATTAGATAAATCGTTTTACGTTAGAACGGCTAAAACTAAAATTCTATCAGATATTGCATACGTAAGTAGACCAGAATATACACGTTTTAATATAAAAGGTCTTTTTGGATATGAATGGAGAAATAGAAAAGAAGATTTATTTGAACTTTCTGTAGCCGATTTAAACATTGTGAACACTCCATTTCTTAGTAATAGTTTTAGAGTAAGGTTACAGCAATTAGCAGAACAAGGAAACACATTACATTATTCTTTTGATAACTCTTTTGTATCCAGTATGCATTTAAGTGTTTCAAGAATGAGGGGAGACTATATTACTAGTTCTTCTAAATCTACTTATGTGAAACTTTTTGGAGAGTTAGGTGGTAATGCACTTGATTTAGTAAATTCTATGACGGGTAGTGAACCGGGATCTATATATGGACTTAGATATTATAAGTTCTTTAAAGTATATTCTGATTTAAGACGTATTACTCCAATTGGAGAAAAGAAAAAGCATTTCTTTGCTTCAAGAATTCATATGGGTATTGCTAAATCTTATGGAGAGGTAGATGCATTACCTTATGAAAAATATTTCTTTTCTGGGGGGGGAAATAGTAATAGAGCATGGAGACCAAGACGTTTAGGTCCTGGTTCTTATACACCACCACAAAACTCAAACGGTACTTTTGATTATAGTTATGAACAGCCAGGCGATATTATTATTGAGTTAAATGCAGAGTGGCGTTACAAGATTTCAAGGTTATTCCAATGGGCATTATTTATAGATGCATCTAATGTTTGGTTAATTGAAGAAGACAATACACGTCCTGGAGGTAATTTTGAATTCAACCGTTTTTGGAAAGAATTTGGAATTGGAGCTGGAATTGGAGCAAGAATGGACTTTTCATTTTTACTCGTACGTTTTGATATAGGTACAAAAATATATGATCCAGCAAGAAAAGAAGGGGACAGATTTGTGGCAGGATATAATTTTTTAGGAAAAGGTACAACAGAATTTAATATAGGTATAGGGTATCCATTCTAA
- the folK gene encoding 2-amino-4-hydroxy-6-hydroxymethyldihydropteridine diphosphokinase, which translates to MTNQIVLLLGANLGDKLATLNNAVREIHNSIGEISKSSKIYETAAWGKEDQPSYYNQVVVCESNLPSNDLLTLTQEIENKLGRIRKEKWGARIIDIDILFYSNEIISTEHLKVPHPWLHKRRFTLEPLTEILPNFIHPILNQSCSDLLLHCDDQLPVKKLTLERTSIK; encoded by the coding sequence ATGACAAATCAAATAGTGCTTTTACTAGGAGCTAATTTAGGAGACAAATTAGCTACACTAAACAATGCTGTAAGAGAGATTCATAACAGTATTGGTGAAATTTCAAAAAGCTCTAAAATATATGAGACAGCTGCGTGGGGAAAGGAAGATCAACCTTCTTATTACAATCAAGTTGTAGTTTGCGAATCAAACTTACCTAGTAATGATTTATTAACTCTTACTCAAGAGATTGAGAATAAATTAGGTAGAATTCGTAAAGAGAAATGGGGAGCTAGAATTATTGATATTGATATATTATTTTATTCAAATGAAATTATTTCTACTGAACATCTAAAAGTTCCACACCCATGGTTGCATAAAAGAAGGTTTACATTGGAACCATTAACAGAAATTTTACCAAACTTTATTCATCCAATTTTAAATCAATCCTGCAGTGATTTACTTTTGCACTGTGATGACCAGTTACCTGTAAAAAAGTTAACGTTGGAGAGAACATCAATTAAATAA
- the rlmD gene encoding 23S rRNA (uracil(1939)-C(5))-methyltransferase RlmD has product MARRRKNIVLEKVTIIDVGSEGKAIAKTEDNMTVFVTGAVTGDVCDLQVTKKRKTFMEARPIKFYEYSDKRVEPFCEHFGVCGGCKWQMLDYKWQLHYKQKQVVDQLTRIGKIDLPEIESILGSEQTREYRNKMDFTFTSNRWLTKEQMETEDPTRENRGIGLHLPGMWNKVLHLNDCYLQNKPSDEIRKEAYQFVLDNNLTAFNHYDEKGLLRNLIIRTSSTKDLMVMVQFHDNDQEQIDLFMENLKVKFPQITSLLYVINQKKNDSYHDLDFKVYNGLPYIVEEMEGLKFRVGPKSFYQTNSDQAYNLYKVAREFADLTGEERVYDLYTGTGTIAQFVSRKAKEVIGIEYVEDAIKDAKINSELNSIDNCKFFAGDMKDILTKNFIKKHGDPDVIITDPPRAGMHEAVINQILEVEPKRIVYVSCNPATQARDLALLDPKYKVTRVMPVDMFPQTYHVENVVALELK; this is encoded by the coding sequence ATGGCAAGAAGAAGGAAAAACATAGTGTTAGAGAAAGTTACAATCATTGATGTTGGAAGTGAAGGCAAGGCAATTGCTAAAACTGAAGATAATATGACTGTTTTTGTTACAGGTGCAGTAACCGGAGATGTTTGTGATCTTCAAGTAACAAAGAAGAGAAAAACATTTATGGAAGCTCGTCCTATCAAGTTTTATGAATATTCTGATAAGAGAGTAGAACCTTTCTGTGAGCATTTTGGTGTTTGTGGCGGATGTAAATGGCAAATGTTAGATTATAAGTGGCAATTGCATTACAAACAAAAACAAGTTGTAGACCAGCTGACTCGAATTGGTAAAATTGATTTACCTGAAATTGAAAGTATTTTAGGTTCTGAACAAACAAGAGAGTACAGAAATAAAATGGACTTTACGTTTACATCAAATAGATGGTTAACGAAAGAGCAAATGGAAACAGAAGACCCTACAAGAGAGAATAGAGGGATTGGTTTACATTTACCAGGAATGTGGAATAAAGTACTTCATTTAAACGATTGCTATTTACAAAATAAGCCTTCAGATGAAATTCGTAAAGAGGCGTATCAATTTGTTTTAGATAATAACTTGACTGCTTTTAATCATTATGATGAAAAAGGATTATTAAGAAACCTTATTATTAGAACTTCTTCAACTAAAGATTTAATGGTAATGGTACAGTTCCATGATAACGATCAAGAACAGATTGATCTTTTTATGGAAAACCTGAAAGTGAAATTCCCTCAAATCACATCATTACTATATGTAATTAATCAGAAGAAGAACGATAGCTACCATGATCTAGACTTTAAGGTATACAATGGATTACCTTATATTGTAGAAGAAATGGAAGGTTTGAAGTTCCGCGTAGGTCCAAAATCTTTTTATCAAACCAATTCTGATCAAGCATATAACCTTTATAAAGTAGCTCGTGAATTTGCAGATTTAACTGGAGAAGAAAGAGTGTATGATTTATATACAGGAACTGGTACGATTGCTCAGTTTGTTTCTAGAAAAGCAAAAGAAGTAATTGGTATTGAATATGTTGAAGATGCAATTAAAGATGCCAAGATTAATTCTGAATTAAATAGCATCGATAATTGTAAATTCTTTGCTGGTGATATGAAAGATATCTTGACAAAGAATTTTATTAAGAAGCATGGTGATCCAGATGTTATTATTACCGATCCTCCTAGAGCTGGTATGCATGAAGCTGTAATTAATCAGATTCTTGAAGTTGAACCTAAAAGAATTGTTTACGTAAGTTGTAACCCAGCTACACAAGCAAGAGATTTAGCACTATTAGATCCTAAATATAAAGTGACAAGAGTTATGCCTGTTGATATGTTTCCTCAAACATACCATGTAGAAAATGTAGTTGCTTTAGAATTGAAATAA
- a CDS encoding DUF6588 family protein — translation MKYVYTSILFLLVANFCKAQDILSIFATKGPNAQKSSLELFKRYTNPLAESYSWAISMGWNHTARPHRPIGFDISIGTAAVLIPDNKLTYSVDGIDGVRIISGNTQVPTFFGSNTASSVIGVKNDDGTESIIPATRGVNLSVAPLPFFKFGLGIFKNTELMGRIFPKLEYNGIEIKMWGAGIKHNIVQWFYKEKSPFDLSVSAAYTQADGLYPLEQSMVAPVVNPGNMLFTTRGGDFEAILSKTFPLVTFYVSSGFAYSKNNLQLVGDYTLQYNPEETLNIPPNGVTEEYELKAWKFGGGIMLKFGLVFINGDYSYSEYHLISTGLGLTLK, via the coding sequence TTGAAATACGTATATACTTCAATACTCTTTTTACTTGTTGCCAATTTTTGTAAAGCACAAGATATATTATCAATTTTTGCAACTAAAGGACCCAATGCACAAAAATCTAGCTTAGAGTTGTTCAAAAGGTATACAAATCCTTTAGCTGAAAGTTACTCATGGGCAATAAGTATGGGGTGGAATCACACTGCTCGTCCACACAGACCTATTGGTTTTGATATTAGTATTGGTACAGCTGCAGTTTTAATTCCTGATAATAAACTGACTTATTCAGTTGATGGAATTGATGGAGTAAGAATTATATCTGGGAATACACAAGTACCTACATTCTTTGGTTCTAACACTGCCTCTTCTGTAATCGGAGTTAAAAATGATGATGGAACAGAATCAATAATTCCTGCAACACGTGGAGTTAATTTATCGGTAGCCCCTCTCCCATTTTTTAAATTTGGGCTTGGAATTTTTAAAAATACAGAACTAATGGGACGTATTTTTCCAAAGTTAGAATATAATGGTATTGAAATAAAAATGTGGGGTGCTGGTATAAAGCATAATATTGTACAATGGTTTTATAAAGAAAAATCACCTTTTGATTTAAGCGTTTCTGCAGCTTATACTCAGGCAGATGGATTATATCCATTGGAACAAAGTATGGTGGCTCCAGTTGTGAACCCTGGAAATATGCTTTTTACAACACGAGGAGGAGATTTTGAAGCAATACTTTCAAAAACGTTTCCGTTGGTCACTTTTTATGTTTCTTCAGGGTTTGCATATAGTAAGAATAACCTTCAATTAGTAGGTGATTATACTTTGCAATATAATCCGGAAGAAACACTAAATATTCCTCCTAATGGAGTAACAGAAGAATATGAGTTAAAAGCATGGAAATTTGGTGGTGGAATTATGCTAAAGTTTGGTTTGGTATTCATAAATGGGGATTACAGCTATTCAGAATACCACTTAATTTCTACAGGATTAGGCTTAACTTTAAAATAA
- a CDS encoding aminotransferase class I/II-fold pyridoxal phosphate-dependent enzyme encodes MDLFEKLLQDRGPLGSHSKMAHGYYAFPKLEGEIAPNMTFRGKEVLTWSLNNYLGLANHPEVRKADADAAAEYGLAYPMGARMMSGNSNLIEEFEQEISSFVGKEDTMVLNFGYQGIMSVIDALLDRKDVVVYDSECHACIIDGLRMHVGKRFVFPHNDIESCEKQLQRATKLVEETGGAILVITEGVFGMLGDQGRLKEIADLKGKYNFRMLVDDAHGFGTLGKTGAGAGEEQGCQDEIDIYFSTFAKSMASVGAFISSDEQVIEYLRYNTRSQIFAKTLPMPLVKGNLKRLELLRTMPELKDKLWEVATNLQDGLKANGFDIGKTDTPVTPVFLQGGQNEAVNMIMDLRENYNIFCSVVVYPVVPKGVIMLRLIPTASHSLENVAVTIEAFKAVKHKLESGEYANAEPQIFS; translated from the coding sequence GTGGATTTATTTGAAAAACTTCTTCAGGATAGAGGACCATTAGGGTCTCACTCTAAAATGGCACATGGATATTATGCATTCCCTAAACTTGAAGGAGAAATTGCTCCAAACATGACATTTAGAGGCAAGGAAGTATTAACATGGAGTTTAAATAACTATTTAGGATTAGCAAATCATCCTGAAGTTAGAAAAGCTGATGCTGATGCTGCTGCTGAATACGGTTTAGCTTACCCAATGGGTGCTCGTATGATGTCAGGTAATTCAAACCTAATTGAGGAGTTCGAACAAGAAATTAGTTCATTTGTAGGCAAAGAAGATACAATGGTGTTAAACTTCGGTTACCAAGGTATCATGTCTGTAATTGATGCTTTACTTGATAGAAAAGATGTTGTTGTTTACGATTCTGAATGTCATGCATGTATTATTGATGGATTAAGAATGCATGTTGGTAAGCGATTTGTATTCCCTCACAATGATATTGAAAGCTGTGAAAAGCAATTACAAAGAGCTACAAAGCTAGTTGAAGAAACTGGTGGTGCTATCTTAGTTATTACTGAAGGTGTATTCGGTATGTTAGGTGACCAAGGTAGATTAAAAGAAATTGCAGACCTTAAAGGAAAATACAATTTCCGTATGTTAGTTGATGACGCTCACGGATTTGGTACTTTAGGTAAAACTGGTGCTGGTGCTGGTGAAGAACAAGGATGTCAAGATGAAATTGATATCTACTTCTCTACTTTCGCTAAATCAATGGCATCTGTTGGTGCATTTATTTCTTCTGACGAGCAAGTTATTGAATATCTTAGATACAATACTCGTTCTCAGATTTTTGCAAAAACTTTACCAATGCCATTAGTAAAAGGTAACTTGAAGCGTTTAGAATTGCTTCGTACAATGCCTGAACTAAAAGATAAATTATGGGAAGTTGCTACCAACCTACAAGATGGTTTGAAAGCAAACGGTTTTGATATTGGTAAAACTGATACTCCTGTTACTCCTGTATTCTTACAAGGTGGACAAAATGAAGCGGTAAATATGATTATGGACTTAAGAGAAAATTATAATATTTTCTGTTCTGTTGTAGTTTACCCTGTAGTTCCTAAAGGTGTAATTATGTTAAGATTAATTCCTACTGCATCTCACTCTTTAGAGAATGTAGCAGTTACGATCGAAGCTTTTAAAGCTGTAAAACATAAATTAGAATCTGGAGAGTATGCAAATGCAGAACCTCAAATCTTCTCTTAA
- a CDS encoding histone H1 — MDKFTELKELIQQTEEDAQKFYNSKVAAAGTRVRKNMQDIKKLAQDIRLEIQDIKNQG; from the coding sequence ATGGACAAATTCACAGAACTTAAAGAGCTTATTCAGCAAACTGAAGAAGACGCACAGAAATTCTACAACAGCAAAGTTGCTGCAGCTGGAACTCGAGTAAGAAAGAACATGCAAGATATCAAAAAACTTGCTCAAGATATCCGTCTTGAAATCCAAGATATCAAAAATCAAGGTTAA
- a CDS encoding DUF6913 domain-containing protein, with product MLDLFKNKLLNYKLNKVDKSNDIVHNNKLPLKDSSSVGLLLYIKDTEKLQSLLNEMRIIDKILPKNVKNIDIIFISETSKIQFDIPFNCKVIPLSKIDWNKNDIQSDIQRFINHKFDYLFTFSYNISKILDRFAHQSYATCRVALGEHQDVESYEMKLIYDQVSFTERIRAAIDILNRM from the coding sequence ATGTTAGACTTATTTAAAAATAAGCTTTTAAACTATAAGCTTAATAAAGTTGATAAGAGTAATGATATTGTTCACAATAATAAATTACCTCTAAAAGATTCTTCATCTGTAGGTTTACTTCTTTATATAAAAGACACAGAAAAGCTACAAAGTCTTTTAAATGAAATGCGTATTATTGATAAAATTTTACCAAAAAATGTAAAAAATATTGATATAATATTTATTTCAGAAACTTCGAAAATTCAATTTGATATTCCGTTCAATTGTAAGGTAATTCCTTTATCTAAAATAGACTGGAATAAGAATGATATTCAAAGTGATATCCAACGATTTATAAATCATAAATTTGATTATCTCTTTACCTTTTCTTATAATATCTCCAAAATATTAGATCGGTTTGCACACCAATCTTATGCAACTTGTAGAGTAGCACTAGGGGAGCATCAAGATGTAGAATCTTATGAGATGAAACTGATTTACGATCAAGTTTCTTTTACGGAAAGGATTAGAGCAGCAATTGATATATTAAATAGGATGTAA